A genomic region of Phragmites australis chromosome 2, lpPhrAust1.1, whole genome shotgun sequence contains the following coding sequences:
- the LOC133900653 gene encoding protein ABC transporter 1, mitochondrial-like, with amino-acid sequence MASRDLRRLLNGAALVAREATRGTSLRDVLRFALLAATDLAGLTRGTPRRPQPPPGAGPLPAADSSRPSSVVYFSHDDASAAARPQYLPLEQRSQPPPAQESPSHPARTQEINSTVTTAAVAAEPDAGVAARSEPVEGRPEPSPSPSPAPVEKRRRPRERRVPSTPFTRALGFAGLGAGLAWGTLQESARRVMYGTPVDTEGKRSALSPFLSDQNAERVALALCRMRGAALKVGQMLSIQDESLVPPPVLAALDIVRQGADVMPRKQLTSVLNAELGPDWSSKLRSFDYEPLAAASIGQVHRAVLKDGSDVVMKIQYPGVADSIESDIENVRLLLTYTNLIPKGLFLDRAMKVAKLELARECDYVLEANNQKRYKELLADTDGFYVPKVIDELSSKKVLTSEFVPGVSIDKVALLSQETRNYVGCKLLELTIKELFVFRFMQTDPNWSNFLYDDATKQFNLIDFGAARDFPRIFVDDYLLMVVACANRNREGVLEMSRRLGFLTGEESEVMLDAHVQAAFIVGVPFSRPGGHDFRANNITHSVSNLGATMLKHRLTPPPDEVYSLHRKLSGAFLACIKIGAVVPCREILFQVYEQYNFSDDRSEVLSSAG; translated from the exons ATGGCGTCCAGGGATCTCCGGCGCCTGCTCAACGGCGCCGCCCTCGTGGCCCGCGAGGCCACGCGGGGCACCTCCTTGCGCGACGTCCTCCGGTTCGCGCTCCTCGCCGCCACCGacctcgccggcctcaccaggGGCACCCCGCGCCGCCCGCAGCCCCCTCCCGGCGCTGGacccctccccgccgccgacTCCTCCCGCCCTTCCTCCGTCGTCTACTTCTCCCACGAcgacgcctccgccgctgcCCGGCCACAATATCTCCCATTGGAGCAGCGGTCGCAGCCCCCGCCGGCGCAAGAATCCCCCAGCCACCCCGCGCGGACGCAGGAGATCAACAGCACAGTTACAACCGCCGCAGTTGCTGCTGAACCTGACGCCGGTGTGGCGGCCAGGTCCGAACCCGTGGAGGGTCGTCCTGAGCCATCGCCTTCGCCCTCACCGGCGCCGGTGGAGAAGAGACGGCGACCGCGGGAGCGGAGGGTGCCCTCCACGCCCTTCACAAGAGCCCTCGG GTTTGCAGGTCTGGGCGCTGGGCTCGCGTGGGGCACTCTTCAGGAGTCGGCCCGCCGGGTGATGTATGGCACGCCGGTGGATACAGAGGGCAAGCGGTCAGCGCTCTCACCGTTCTTGTCCGACCAGAACGCTGAGCGTGTTGCCCTCGCGCTGTGCAGGATGAGGGGAGCAGCGCTTAAGGTTGGGCAGATGCTGAGCATCCAGGACGAATCCCTAGTGCCCCCACCG GTGTTGGCAGCCCTTGATATTGTTCGACAAGGTGCTGATGTTATGCCAAGGAAGCAGCTAACTTCAGTCCTCAATGCGGAGCTAGGCCCCGACTGGTCCTCCAAATTGAGGAGTTTTGACTATGAACCACTTGCTGCAGCGAGCATTGGACAG GTCCATCGGGCAGTTTTGAAGGATGGATCAGATGTTGTCATGAAAATACAATACCCAGGGGTTGCAGATAGTATAGAAAGTGATATTGAGAATGTTAGGTTACTCCTAACTTACACAAATCTTATCCCTAAAGGCCTTTTTCTTGATAGAGCTATGAAG GTGGCAAAGCTGGAGCTAGCAAGGGAATGTGATTATGTGTTAGAAGCAAATAACCAGAAGCGTTACAAAGAATTGCTAGCTGATACTGATGGCTTTTATGTTCCTAAGGTCATTGATGAATTGTCAAGTAAGAAAGTGCTGACATCGGAATTTGTTCCAg GAGTTTCTATTGATAAGGTGGCATTGTTAAGCCAGGAAACCCGCAATTATGTCGGCTGTAAACTGCTTGAGCTTACAATAAAGGAGTTGTTTGTCTTCCGATTTATGCAG ACTGATCCAAATTGGAGTAATTTCCTTTACGATGACGCTACGAAGCAATTCAATCTGATTGATTTTGGTGCAGCCCGAGATTTCCCAAGAATATTTGTAGATGATTACCTACTTATG GTAGTTGCATGTGCAAATAGGAATCGTGAGGGTGTTTTAGAAATGTCCCGCAGACTTGGATTCCTTACAGGTGAGGAATCAGAAGTCATGCTGGATGCACACGTCCAAGCGGCTTTCATTGTCGGTGTACCATTCTCGAGACCAGGTGGTCATGATTTTCGTGCGAACAATATCACACATAGTGTTTCCAACCTTGGAGCGACCATGTTGAAGCACAGACTGACCCCACCACCAGATGAAGTTTACAGCCTCCATAGAAAGCTTTCAGGTGCATTCCTGGCTTGCATCAAGATTGGGGCAGTTGTCCCTTGCAGAGAAATTCTGTTCCAGGTTTATGAGCAATACAATTTCAGCGACGATCGTTCAGAAGTTTTGTCTAGTGCTGGATAG
- the LOC133900643 gene encoding uncharacterized protein LOC133900643: MSRGEKKRRKGKETPVRPKPGAARSSQLFHNPVLPQAVSDLLRGDRPQKGLTGHTPGRTGSGAVSRACGLPPLVEGCDARRRPHGRNRRRGRSPTQLRSPNKSPTPRPVPFGAAYESSGERARVQVVVEAFEIGGLSMERGDGGGMAPRGGGVVGSAAMLGLDMHLAAHPQQMLPAAFQQQPDHHHSGGFQLQQPEPVRQQQPSSFSPYSTSSSRAGHDEEMMLGNGCGGKGVVQQQQAGCPWTRMKWTDAMVRLLIRVVYSVGDDGEGMAAAGGGGGSKAAAGHGKSGSSTAHGHAAAQQQKKGKWKSVSRAMMDKGFLVSPQQCEDKFNDLNKRYKRVVDLLGRGRACRVVENHALLDAIDELTPKAKEEARKLLSSKHLFFREMCAYHNSGAAGSSHVAPHAAAAAGDAACLHHPPPAPVAAASSAAHRQAHAAPSMKDSSADAGEDDDDSEDAVSNNEEDDEDDYDNDDDGHMYHRLQHHNGGGRGKRGRGAGDGAAGDDLEDELEGGGKRARTASDQPSAMVQQLQSELASARAAITDPQQMRCWMRRRAVEVEEQQVALERRAYQLERQRLKWERFRANKERDMERARLLNDRLRIDGRRMLLMLRHRDLELDIAEANSSSVDHQPGALPLAAHQQQQIGSSPSTAGHPN; encoded by the coding sequence ATGTCAAggggggaaaagaaaaggaggaaggGAAAGGAAACTCCGGTAAGGCCAAAACCAGGGGCAGCCCGCTCATCGCAGCTGTTTCACAATCCGGTCCTCCCCCAGGCAGTCTCGGATCTTCTGCGGGGAGATAGACCCCAGAAGGGCTTAACAGGGCACACGCCTGGGCGCACGGGATCCGGGGCGGTTTCGCGGGCCTGTGGGCTCCCACCGTTGGTTGAAGGGTGCGACGCGCGGAGGCGGCCGCACGGGCGAAACCGGCGGCGCGGCCGATCACCCACACAGCTCCGCTCCCCCAATAAAAGTCCCACCCCGCGGCCGGTTCCTTTCGGCGCAGCGTACGAGAGCAGTGGAGAGCGAGCGAGGGTACAAGTGGTGGTTGAGGCTTTTGAGATCGGTGGTTTGTCGATGGAGAGAGGCGACGGAGGGGGGATGGCGCCGCGGGGCGGCGGCGTGGTGGGGTCAGCGGCAATGCTGGGGCTGGACATGCACCTCGCGGCGCACCCTCAGCAGATGCTCCCCGCCGCGTTCCAGCAGCAACCGGACCACCACCACAGCGGCGGTTTCCAGCTCCAGCAGCCGGAGCCTGTGAGGCAGCAGCAGCCGTCATCGTTCTCGCCATACTCCACGTCGTCGTCGAGGGCGGGACACGACGAGGAGATGATGCTGGGAAACGGCTGCGGCGGGAAGGGAgtggtgcagcagcagcaggcgggGTGCCCGTGGACCAGGATGAAGTGGACGGACGCCATGGTGCGGCTGCTCATCAGGGTGGTGTACAGCGTCGGAGACGACGGGGAGGGCATGGCAGCggctggcggtggtggtggaagcaaggcggcggcggggcacGGGAAGTCGGGCTCGTCCACGGCGCACGGGCACGCCGCGGCGCAGCAGCAGAAGAAGGGCAAGTGGAAGTCGGTGTCGCGCGCCATGATGGACAAGGGCTTCCTGGTGTCGCCGCAGCAGTGCGAGGACAAGTTCAACGACCTCAACAAGCGGTACAAGCGCGTCGTCGACCTGCTCGGTCGCGGCCGGGCGTGCCGGGTGGTCGAGAACCACGCGCTGCTCGACGCCATCGACGAGCTCACGCccaaggccaaggaggaggcgcGCAAGCTGCTCAGCTCCAAGCACCTCTTCTTCCGCGAGATGTGCGCGTACCACAACAGCGGCGCGGCCGGCTCGTCGCACGTGGCgccgcacgccgccgccgcggcgggcgATGCCGCCTGCCTCCACCATCCGCCGCCAGCGCCCGTGGCTGCCGCCTCGTCCGCCGCTCATCGCCAGGCGCATGCGGCTCCGTCGATGAAGGATTCCTCCGCCGACGCgggagaagacgacgacgacagcGAGGACGCCGTGAGCAACAAcgaggaggatgacgaggacGACTACGACAATGACGATGACGGCCACATGTACCACCGCCTCCAACACCACaacggcggcgggcgcggcaaGCGCGGGCGTGGTGCCGGCGACGGCGCGGCGGGGGATGACCTCGAGGACGAGCTGGAGGGCGGTGGGAAGCGCGCGAGGACGGCATCGGACCAGCCGTCGGCTATGGTGCAGCAGCTGCAGAGCGAGCTGGCGTCCGCGAGAGCGGCGATAACAGACCCGCAGCAGATGCGGTGCTGGATGCGCCGTCGCGCAGTGGAGGTGGAAGAGCAGCAGGTGGCCCTGGAGCGCCGCGCATACCAGCTGGAGCGGCAGCGGCTCAAGTGGGAGCGGTTCCGCGCCAACAAGGAGCGCGACATGGAGCGAGCGCGCCTCCTGAACGACCGCCTCCGCATCGACGGCCGCCGCATGCTGCTTATGCTCCGACACAGGGACCTCGAGCTCGATATCGCCGAGGCCAACTCGTCCTCCGTCGACCACCAACCCGGCGCGCTGCCGCTCGCCgcgcaccagcagcagcagattgGCTCCAGCCCCTCCACCGCCGGCCACCCCAACTAG